One Sediminibacillus dalangtanensis genomic region harbors:
- a CDS encoding GNAT family N-acetyltransferase, whose product MNWYEKLNKYFPVEEMKSQKHMEMLLKEKGDVYYKDEGPHHVLMYAEFKSFIFIDYVYVSAASRGQGLGHQLIEKLKARNKPIILEVEPVDYEDSDTEKRLKFYQREGFVHAQSIGYNRRSLATNEDTPMEILYWSPDNQDEEEIYKQMKKMYEDIHTYKDEEIYGKSYQPVDEVLTYDDDREADDIFDALKQSEGV is encoded by the coding sequence ATGAACTGGTACGAAAAGCTAAACAAGTATTTTCCCGTAGAAGAGATGAAGTCTCAAAAGCATATGGAAATGCTGTTAAAGGAAAAAGGCGACGTCTATTATAAAGACGAGGGACCCCATCATGTGCTTATGTACGCAGAGTTCAAATCGTTCATCTTTATCGATTATGTATATGTATCTGCAGCATCTCGAGGTCAAGGACTGGGACATCAATTAATCGAAAAGCTGAAAGCCAGGAACAAACCGATTATCCTGGAAGTGGAACCGGTTGATTACGAAGACAGCGACACGGAAAAACGGTTGAAATTTTACCAGCGAGAGGGATTTGTTCATGCACAGTCGATCGGCTACAATCGGCGGAGCCTTGCGACGAATGAAGACACTCCGATGGAAATTTTATATTGGAGTCCGGATAATCAGGATGAAGAAGAAATATATAAACAAATGAAAAAAATGTACGAAGACATTCACACTTATAAAGACGAAGAAATTTACGGAAAGTCCTACCAACCTGTTGATGAAGTACTGACGTATGATGATGATCGAGAAGCTGATGACATTTTTGATGCCTTAAAACAATCTGAAGGCGTGTGA
- the spxA gene encoding transcriptional regulator SpxA, translating into MVTLYTSPSCTSCRKAKAWLEEHDIPFSERNIFSETLTLDEIKEILRMTEDGTDEIISTRSKVFQKLDMNLDQLPMKDLFNLIQENPGLLRRPIILDEKRLQVGYNEDEIRRFLPRTVRTFQLREAQRMVN; encoded by the coding sequence ATGGTAACACTTTATACCTCACCAAGTTGTACATCTTGCCGTAAAGCAAAAGCATGGTTAGAAGAGCATGATATACCATTCAGTGAGCGAAATATCTTCTCGGAAACCTTGACGCTTGATGAAATCAAGGAAATTTTGAGAATGACAGAAGATGGCACCGATGAAATAATTTCTACAAGGTCTAAAGTTTTTCAAAAACTAGATATGAATCTTGATCAACTTCCAATGAAAGACCTCTTTAACTTAATTCAAGAAAATCCTGGTCTTCTTCGCCGCCCAATCATTCTTGATGAGAAAAGATTGCAGGTAGGCTATAATGAAGATGAAATTCGCAGATTCTTACCTAGAACTGTCCGTACTTTCCAATTGCGGGAAGCGCAAAGAATGGTTAACTAA
- a CDS encoding putative glycoside hydrolase has product MGKRQLKTMIFAMLLLMLVSVPKVDAAEETKTMKTHHRSMSGVETYKVPERISRFSYNSGLNFEYPDHVRGIYVTGNSAGGERFDRLIKLINDTELNSMVIDVKEDHGNVTFKFEEDSPYADVGTNYIRSPEKMLKRLEEEGIYPIARIVVFKDPVLAKERPDLSFTQNGEVWVNGKGEAFVSPFQKEVWDYNIELAKQVAEMGFQEIQFDYVRFPEGFETRAEELEYDQGDYADLEMNGVKKRVKAVTDFVSHAKEELSDYDVDVSVDIFGYSATIEEAPGIGQNFSKIADNVDVISSMIYPSHWTSYFGIDNPDEEPYKLVTEYAKVENEVLGSLEDPPVSRPWIQDFEAPWLYSGKTKQYGKDEVEAQIKALNENGIHEFLIWNSGNSYTENVDYTPLDE; this is encoded by the coding sequence ATGGGGAAACGACAACTGAAGACAATGATTTTTGCCATGCTCCTGCTGATGCTCGTATCCGTCCCAAAGGTAGACGCTGCGGAGGAAACGAAAACCATGAAAACACACCATAGGAGCATGAGTGGTGTCGAAACATATAAAGTTCCCGAACGGATTTCACGATTCTCCTATAACTCAGGCTTGAATTTTGAGTATCCTGATCATGTCAGGGGAATTTATGTAACCGGTAATTCAGCAGGTGGAGAGCGGTTTGACCGATTAATCAAGCTGATTAATGACACAGAGCTGAATAGTATGGTAATCGATGTGAAAGAGGATCACGGCAATGTAACCTTCAAATTTGAGGAAGACTCTCCATATGCAGACGTGGGAACTAATTATATCCGAAGCCCGGAAAAGATGCTCAAACGTCTGGAGGAAGAAGGGATTTATCCAATTGCCAGAATCGTGGTATTTAAGGATCCTGTACTGGCAAAAGAACGTCCGGATTTATCTTTTACCCAAAACGGAGAGGTTTGGGTAAATGGCAAGGGAGAAGCGTTTGTGAGCCCGTTTCAAAAAGAAGTATGGGACTATAACATTGAGTTGGCAAAACAGGTAGCGGAAATGGGCTTTCAGGAAATACAGTTTGATTATGTCCGCTTCCCGGAGGGTTTTGAGACCAGGGCCGAAGAATTGGAGTATGATCAGGGAGATTATGCTGATTTGGAAATGAATGGTGTCAAAAAACGAGTGAAAGCAGTTACGGATTTCGTTTCCCATGCCAAGGAAGAATTATCCGATTATGATGTCGATGTGTCCGTCGATATCTTTGGTTATTCTGCCACGATTGAAGAAGCGCCTGGAATTGGACAAAACTTCTCTAAAATAGCTGACAATGTGGATGTAATTTCTTCTATGATTTATCCGAGCCATTGGACATCTTATTTTGGCATTGATAATCCGGATGAGGAACCATACAAATTAGTTACCGAATATGCCAAAGTGGAAAACGAGGTATTGGGAAGCTTGGAAGACCCTCCGGTTTCACGGCCATGGATTCAGGATTTTGAAGCGCCATGGTTGTATAGCGGTAAAACGAAACAATATGGCAAAGACGAAGTCGAAGCACAAATAAAAGCTCTAAATGAGAATGGCATCCATGAATTTCTCATTTGGAATTCTGGAAACAGTTATACAGAAAATGTTGATTATACACCATTAGATGAATAA
- a CDS encoding competence protein CoiA: protein MLQACNQDGVPVILANFKRSFVERMRTKQRFYCPVCGERVIVKAGRTMIAHFSHSPNSSCAVVRGEGEYHERGKLHLFQWLKNQGLNVTLEKYLPEIRRRPDILLRLGRKVIALEYQCAALDREELYKRTEDYRKLAIEPLWILGGNRLKRTGARKMRLTSMDQSFLTRYNQSDSLLMNFYCPNTYQFCLFRQIQSAGNGQFYGDLHFLPRRHTRFLLLLQDRKPFQPFLLESWLQEKQKFRTKPPSKWTGRLHQSWRQWLYQKGYHQSLLPSYVYLPVFGQYRMKTPPWDWQSRLCLEYLKGLPLHRTVSLAPCYRLLKTEIKPSSEFPLISSPHDPIREYLKLLESLQMVSFENEHQLKKQTPITFPENVEQALSDDRKIIEALQKQY, encoded by the coding sequence ATGCTGCAAGCTTGTAATCAGGATGGCGTGCCGGTCATCCTGGCTAACTTTAAGCGTTCGTTTGTGGAGAGAATGCGTACAAAACAAAGGTTTTACTGTCCGGTATGCGGCGAGAGGGTAATTGTTAAAGCAGGCAGGACAATGATTGCACACTTTTCTCATTCCCCGAATAGTTCTTGCGCTGTTGTTAGAGGAGAAGGTGAGTACCATGAACGGGGCAAGTTGCATTTATTTCAATGGCTTAAAAATCAGGGACTGAATGTTACGCTTGAAAAGTATTTGCCGGAAATCCGCAGAAGACCGGATATTTTGCTTCGCCTCGGCAGGAAAGTGATCGCTTTGGAATACCAATGTGCAGCATTAGACAGAGAAGAATTATATAAGCGAACGGAGGATTATCGCAAACTTGCTATCGAACCTTTATGGATACTTGGTGGAAATCGCTTAAAGCGAACAGGCGCCAGAAAAATGCGGTTAACATCAATGGATCAGTCTTTTTTAACTCGTTATAATCAAAGTGATTCTCTGCTAATGAACTTTTATTGTCCAAATACTTATCAATTCTGTCTGTTCCGACAGATCCAATCTGCAGGAAACGGCCAATTTTATGGAGACTTGCATTTTCTTCCACGGAGGCACACCCGCTTCCTCCTTTTATTACAAGATAGGAAACCATTTCAACCATTTTTATTGGAGAGTTGGCTGCAAGAAAAGCAGAAGTTTCGAACAAAACCACCATCAAAATGGACAGGCCGCCTTCATCAGTCGTGGCGTCAATGGCTCTACCAAAAAGGTTACCACCAGAGTCTGCTGCCGAGTTATGTTTATCTTCCAGTTTTCGGTCAGTATAGAATGAAAACCCCGCCGTGGGATTGGCAAAGCAGGCTGTGCCTCGAATATCTAAAAGGTTTACCCCTCCATCGTACCGTCTCCCTAGCCCCCTGTTATCGTCTATTAAAGACGGAAATCAAACCCTCATCCGAATTTCCACTTATAAGCAGTCCGCACGATCCTATCCGCGAGTATTTAAAGTTGTTAGAATCACTGCAAATGGTATCCTTCGAGAATGAACACCAATTGAAAAAACAAACCCCGATTACTTTTCCTGAAAATGTGGAACAAGCCCTAAGTGATGATAGAAAGATTATCGAGGCCCTGCAAAAGCAATACTGA
- the mecA gene encoding adaptor protein MecA has translation MEIERINENTVKFYISYMDIEDRGFDREEIWYNRERSEQLFWQVMDEVNYKEDDFNVDGPLWIQVQALDKGLEIVVTKAQLSKDGQNLELPTENGKTIDMPVDEKIESMLDEKYGSSDEAGHETNHHSDDDEEGNLSFVVSFKDFEDIIQLSHYFTETEGLTDRLYHFEDQYLLYLEFEENYMTDDEQEDILSQLLEFGHESTITIHRLEEYGKPIFAEHALSQIKQYFPAK, from the coding sequence GTGGAAATCGAACGAATCAATGAAAATACAGTCAAATTCTACATTTCTTATATGGATATTGAAGATAGAGGGTTCGACCGCGAAGAAATTTGGTATAACCGAGAGCGGAGCGAGCAGCTTTTTTGGCAAGTAATGGACGAAGTCAACTACAAGGAAGATGATTTCAATGTTGATGGTCCACTTTGGATTCAAGTACAGGCACTTGATAAAGGATTGGAGATTGTTGTGACAAAAGCACAATTATCCAAGGACGGTCAAAACCTTGAATTACCAACGGAAAATGGCAAAACAATCGATATGCCGGTTGATGAGAAAATCGAATCCATGCTGGATGAAAAGTATGGCAGTTCCGATGAGGCTGGTCATGAGACCAATCATCATTCCGATGATGATGAGGAGGGTAATTTGTCGTTCGTGGTTAGCTTTAAAGATTTTGAAGATATCATTCAACTAAGCCATTATTTTACTGAAACAGAAGGATTGACGGATCGTCTGTACCATTTTGAGGATCAGTACTTGTTATATTTAGAATTTGAAGAAAACTATATGACGGACGATGAGCAAGAAGATATTTTAAGTCAGCTGCTTGAATTCGGCCATGAATCCACGATTACCATCCATCGATTGGAGGAGTATGGCAAGCCAATATTTGCTGAGCATGCTCTTTCACAAATTAAGCAATATTTTCCTGCTAAGTAA